In a single window of the Trichoderma breve strain T069 chromosome 6, whole genome shotgun sequence genome:
- a CDS encoding PGAP1-like protein domain-containing protein, producing MASPPPLPERSVPRPPPPPLPPRDNSQLPPPPPYSAVDESRASLASPDQEGPQILLSKVKVQDPRTSSSQSLVPSSSDSDARRILLLVYIHGFYGNDQSFRSFPAHVHNFLREALSETHAVHSKIYPRYKTYKAIDVARDNFSAWLEPHESPTTDVILIGHSMGGLLAAEMVLMRSLKHRILGTLSLDSPFLGLHPGIVASGISSLFQPSPTPPGQGSASPSPQEAHSADPQPLSPTMSMNSPLSEPRDPNFDPPFVNDSPFREKSFLTRMMNFSSKHWSEGLLTAFGNHIASHLEFGGCLADYRGLMSRYNQLRALEDVDDLQVLSGGTFNDSHTRVRFANYYTLASGRPKPPSTAEGSRDPSQVDVSTIPVSECKAEDDVNTKLADVIISTTGDETRSPASPTLSKSSTPAKESDLNEPVAASAPKIEKAINDAGSSTQLEEPELPTNSNRLSTLSMLSMQEIEPIPMDETEDDFVEQDLETTLPATSDAPSAATEGSVDEKKPPSDTPLVSPPDIDLPPIPDLPQAPEQPDLSQYTDKDSRKQAEKEFGRLQKAHENAVKDRSKALREREKLIEKRQKKVQKDAQKDADKLEKDMKKQKQKDADKLEKDMKKQKQKAEQEKRRLEKEEEKAGKAEKKRLDKEAAAASSSASLAEVTEAEATGKPKKLRKFCNTPSKTNGVMDPTWVSVYMDGMDEVTAHCAVFLPGPHYDRLVGDVASRIVGWVHNDLSVRAMMEMD from the exons ATGGCATCGCCTCCTCCCCTACCAGAAAGATCCGTTCCGCGGCCGCCGCCACCTCCCCTGCCGCCAAGGGACAATTCCCAATTACCTCCGCCACCTCCCTATTCTGCCGTGGATGAGTCCCGAGCCTCGCTGGCCTCTCCGGATCAAGAAGGCCCCCAAATCCTGCTCTCTAAAGTCAAAGTCCAAGACCCCCGtacttcatcatcacaatctTTGGTGCCATCAAGCTCCGACTCGGATGCTAGGCGAATCCTTCTATTGGTCTACATCCATGGGTTCTATGGGAATGACCAGTCCTTTCGATCATTCCCTGCTCATGTCCACAACTTCCTACGTGAAGCCCTTTCAGAAACCCATGCCGTCCACTCCAAAATTTACCCTAGATACAAGACGTACAAGGCCATAGATGTCGCGAGGGATAACTTTAGCGCCTGGCTGGAGCCTCACGAGTCGCCAACAACCGATGTTATCCTCATAGGTCACTCCATGGGAGGCTTACTGGCTGCCGAGATGGTTCTCATG CGTTCTCTGAAGCATCGTATTCTGGGGACTCTGTCGTTGGATTCACCCTTTTTAGGACTTCATCCCGGTATCGTAGCTTCGGGAATCTCAAGTCTTTTTCAGCCCTCCCCGACTCCTCCTGGCCAAGGCTCCGCGTCGCCATCCCCTCAAGAGGCTCACTCGGCTGATCCACAGCCCTTATCACCTACCATGTCTATGAATAGTCCACTGAGCGAACCAAGAGACCCCAACTTTGACCCCCCTTTCGTCAATGACTCGCCTTTTAGAGAAAAGTCGTTTCTTACTCGCATGATGAATTTCAGTTCTAAGCACTGGTCTGAAGGCCTCCTTACTGCCTTTGGTAACCACATTGCCTCCCATCTAGAGTTTGGGGGATGTCTGGCCGACTATCGCGGGCTCATGTCGCGATACAACCAACTTCGTGctcttgaagatgttgacgaTCTCCAAGTCTTGAGCGGCGGCACGTTCAACGATTCACACACTCGAGTACGCTTTGCCAACTATTATACACTTGCTTCTGGCCGCCCTAAACCGCCATCTACAGCTGAAGGCAGTCGTGATCCAAGCCAGGTCGATGTGTCAACAATTCCTGTATCCGAGTGCAAGGCTGAGGACGATGTTAACACAAAGCTGGCCGATGTGATCATTTCAACAACAGGTGATGAAACGAGAAGCCCGGCCTCTCCCACTCTTTCTAAGTCCAGCACTCCGGCTAAAGAGAGTGATCTGAATGAACCGGTAGCAGCCTCAGCGCCAAAAATAGAGAAGGCTATTAATGACGCTGGTTCAAGTACCCAGTTGGAAGAGCCGGAGTTGCCTACTAATTCGAACCGGCTGTCTACTCTGTCTATGCTATCTATGCAGGAGATTGAACCAATTCCCATGGATGAAACGGAAGACGATTTTGTAGAGCAAGACTTAGAAACGACACTACCAGCCACATCAGACGCGCCATCTGCTGCTACTGAGGGCTCtgttgatgaaaagaaacCCCCGTCAGACACGCCCCTGGTTTCTCCTCCCGATATAGACCTCCCTCCAATCCCTGATCTCCCTCAAGCCCCAGAGCAGCCAGATCTATCACAATATACAGACAAAGACTCCCGCAAACAAGCAGAAAAGGAATTCGGCCGCCTCCAAAAGGCCCACGAGAACGCCGTCAAAGACCGCAGCAAGGCCCTCCGCGAACGCGAAAAACTAATCGAGAAGCGTCAAAAGAAGGTCCAAAAGGACGCCCAAAAGGACGCGGATAAGCTCGAAAAAGatatgaagaagcagaagcaaaaggacGCGGATAAGCTCGAAAAAGAcatgaagaagcaaaagcaaaaagcgGAACAGGAAAAGAGACGTcttgagaaggaagaagaaaaggctggcaaggcagagaagaagcggctggACAAGgaagcagccgcagcatcGTCCTCCGCCTCCTTGGCTGAGGTTACTGAGGCTGAAGCGACGGGTAAGCCTAAGAAGTTGAGAAAGTTTTGCAATACGCCGAGCAAGACGAATGGGGTTATGGATCCTACGTGGGTGAGCGTGTACATGGACGGCATGGATGAGGTGACGGCCCATTGTGCGGTTTTCTTGCCTGGGCCGCATTATGATAGGTTGGTGGGCGATGTGGCGAGCCGGATAGTGGGTTGGGTGCATAATGATTTGTCTGTGagggccatgatggagatggattga